CCCCATAACCGGCAAGAACGATGGTGTCTCCATCTTTTATCTTTTCGTCTTTCAGTGCCTCGAACAGCGCGAGCGGTACTGCTGCGGCTGAAGAGTTCCCATAGTGCTGAATCACTTTCGTTGCCACCCGCTCCATCGGAAGACCTAGTTTCTCGACACCTTCCTCAATAATGCGAAGATTCGACTGATGGGGAATCAAATAATCGAGATCATCCAGACCCAAATTTGCCATCGATAAAACTGTATGGACTGCACTTGGAAAGCGCTGTGTTGCGAAATCGAAGACCGCCCGCCCATCCATGTAAATCCTCCCATCCTCATCCAGATGGAGGTATTTCCCTCCCGCCCCGTCCATCCCCATGTAGATAGCGAGAATACCCTTATCTGAGGATACAGGGCCAAGGACCACGGCAGCGGCTCCATCCGCAAATAGCAGTGCGGTCTTGCGGTCCATGGGATTGAGCAGTGATGAACACTTGTCAACAGCGACAACCAGTGCATACTTATATAATCCGGTTTGAACAAACTGAGCCCCAGTGGCAAATCCCGTGATAAAACTGGAGCAGCCCGAATGCAAATCAAGACCAGCACAGTGTTTGCCACCGATTCGGTCTTGAACGAGTGCAGCTGTAATGTACCGGTCATGCGTATTGGTGGAAATAATGATTAAGTCAATGTCTTTGGGTGAGAGCCCTGCATCAGCAATGGCATGTAGAGCCGCAACAGAAGACATATCCGTAAGCGTTG
The Alicyclobacillus curvatus genome window above contains:
- a CDS encoding beta-ketoacyl-ACP synthase 3, giving the protein MAQVGILGIGVNIPDRVVTNAEIALRFGISEEEIVRKTGILARRYERPEATLTDMSSVAALHAIADAGLSPKDIDLIIISTNTHDRYITAALVQDRIGGKHCAGLDLHSGCSSFITGFATGAQFVQTGLYKYALVVAVDKCSSLLNPMDRKTALLFADGAAAVVLGPVSSDKGILAIYMGMDGAGGKYLHLDEDGRIYMDGRAVFDFATQRFPSAVHTVLSMANLGLDDLDYLIPHQSNLRIIEEGVEKLGLPMERVATKVIQHYGNSSAAAVPLALFEALKDEKIKDGDTIVLAGYGAGLGWGE